A genomic segment from Anas platyrhynchos isolate ZD024472 breed Pekin duck chromosome 5, IASCAAS_PekinDuck_T2T, whole genome shotgun sequence encodes:
- the ZNF106 gene encoding zinc finger protein 106 isoform X1, translating into MVRERKCILCHIVYSSKKEMEEHMRSMLHHRELENLKGRDSNHECQVCRVTVVGLSAYAKHISSQLHKDNVDAHDKAEEKEEAEEEYLDKELIQLIKQRKERNRQAEACCANQELECDDRRSQRRREERAAYKEREAYDQSSWHHHNASQRDWKWEKDDYISPRQGKFSHSQRNLNMNRHPGGPRGRSGWHQNVSGSPSNRHNYGNSGGVWHPSGRGGATLNWHHSGRGRNSTWHSEGNFSSWNSKSYGGNWKSNPHGANSWNFGSSGDAYSLEPVKYNMERYTWQWQEKDVIDVLPYRDRSNRTDSLDFTSDKLPSEGALDFGTSKQPENKISRNNGKSGSPSRDKIHRWTPYPSQKAAEQQPWSEENVSKTPDKMDSVFIPFTETSSKGKTCEASVSLPKLKKWEASSRSNVTSDYLDSCKVAKDCSSDEKPDKDDGRSSRMPLLKSPLLNITDMKLSSQKQDAKNLLKNVRLLLSSTASEEQNHLNALNLETNNSPSYSSKLRGACAVNSRGNKDSDLGEPANNLSEAEQKSKDVQSNHSLQNAPVSSCKNTSDQNMEETEKVSPNNKFRLDSLEDVSDDELTGSEKSGTRAEKLSRSVSSCLPCDTAEGKPAASEKEVDEKPSALSIASADLKDSALQMESTVSPSSNQDNLHVGLKTSSQEEGDEERVKSHAHFEMEGFENPSDHDLQKGGSQSVGLLLPDLSKLGLPASLQRDLTRHISLKSKVGVHLPEPNLNNARRIRNVSGHRRSETEKESGLKPTLRQILSASRRNVNWDQVIQQVTKKKQELGKGLPRFGIEMVPLVQNDQEGLELTEEPDLSTLEGFQWEGISLAVPGSARKRSFSESSVIADRNPSTYSFFSEEAKTRESKGRQIIAASHSHCITSAYEARADIEADLKRETSSLPLSPFMSERTETTGRRHSLQATCEVAGLIKQQQETPDKRTPLLEKQNVLEISEENTLISNDVLLAVSNNIDAATDSSCTSGTEQNDSQGIGKKRRATGEGSSPEIPSLERNNKRRKIKGKKERSQVDQLLAISLREEELSKSLSSVDSSLLQARAALQAAYVEVQRFLVLKQQITMEMSTLRSQRIRILQGLQETYEPSELPEQLSSSVSSERRNSKSQVAADLIPAGSFLPLLDTLSPVSPLGASVRINTPTPFQSSSSLTLTTPADSSVQVKREPVSPKGSEENTNCVLENSLCVSRTEVVEQKEEEISQNNFVYPVISATISLSELAACFQQTNQNVQKPAEDRGKDGISENPSHSLSDFSKREASDKVTESFLLDQCSTSLPDRSVLPEVPVDKTPKLSADVSEQQTANTLVPAEKGNRRRRKLRKKKTLRATHVPENSDTEQDVNDPKPIRKLKSGKVSKGEKVTTSTPPKQENGATTQATRNRDENDSDASLELVEIATPQCEVVDIGSSESGDEKPDSPSKRESRSSVDQAVLEASCSGYDEVSSTSEIGTNYRDDVKKSVAETQTSISSLRGSKNSSEVSSEPGEDEEPTEGNFEGHLAAVNAIQIFGNLLYTCSADKTVCAYNLVSRKCVAIFEGHTSKVNCLLVTQTNGKNAALYTGSSDHTINCYNIKTKECMEQFKLEDRVLCLHSRWRILYAGLANGNVVTFSIKNNKQVDTFECHGPRAVSCLATAQEGARKLLVVGSYDCTISVRDARNGLLLRTLEGHSKTILCMKVVNDLVFSGSSDQSVHAHNIHTGELVRIYKGHNHAVTVVNILGKVMVTACLDKFVRVYELQSHDRLQVYGGHTDMIMCMTIHKSMIYTGCYDGSVRAVRLNLMQNYRCWWHGCSLIFGVVDHLKQHLLTDHTNPNFQTLKCRWKNCDAFFTSRKGSKQDAVGHIERHAEDDSRIDS; encoded by the exons GAAATGGAAGAACACATGAGAAGCATGCTTCACCACAGAGAACTTGAAAACCTGAAGGGAAG GGACAGCAACCATGAGTGCCAGGTGTGCAGGGTGACAGTGGTGGGCTTGTCAGCATATGCCAAGCACATCTCCAGCCAGCTGCACAAAGACAATGTTGATGCCCATGATAAAGcggaagagaaagaggaggcAGAAGAAGAATACCTTGACAAAGAACTCATTCAACTAATCAAGCAAAGGAAGGAACGGAACCg GCAAGCTGAAGCATGCTGTGCAAACCAAGAATTAGAATGTGATGATAGGAGATCACAGAGAAGGCGAGAAGAAAGAGCTGCAtacaaagaaagagaagcttATGATCAGTCTTCGTGGCATCATCATAATGCATCACAAAGAGACTGGAAATGGGAAAAGGATGATTACATTAGTCCTAGACAAGGAAAATTTTCGCACTCTCAGAGGAACCTTAACATGAACAGGCATCCAGGTGGTCCAAGGGGGCGCTCTGGGTGGCACCAAAATGTTTCAGGAAGCCCTTCAAATCGGCATAACTATGGGAATTCTGGAGGTGTTTGGCATCCAAGTGGGCGAGGAGGAGCAACATTAAATTGGCATCACAGTGGCAGGGGGAGAAATTCTACTTGGCACTCAGAAGGGAATTTTTCTAGCTGGAATTCCAAGAGTTATGGAGGAAACTGGAAGTCCAATCCTCATGGTGCAAATAGCTGGAATTTTGGAAGCTCTGGAGATGCATATTCGTTAGAGCCAGTTAAATATAATATGGAAAGGTATACATGGCAGTGGCAGGAGAAAGACGTTATTGATGTTCTGCCATACAGAGATCGAAGTAATAGGACTGACTCACTTGATTTTACTAGTGATAAACTTCCAAGTGAGGGAGCGTTGGATTTTGGTACTTCCAAGcaaccagaaaacaaaatttcaagAAACAATGGAAAAAGTGGGAGTCCTTCCAGAGACAAAATACATCGCTGGACTCCCTACCCATCCcagaaagctgcagagcagcaacCATGGTCTGAAGAGAATGTTTCTAAAACTCCAGATAAAATGGATTCTGTGTTTATACCTTTTACTGAAACATCAAGTAAGGGAAAAACTTGTGAAGCCAGTGTGAGCCTCCCAAAACTTAAAAAATGGGAAGCATCTTCCCGTTCTAATGTAACCTCAGATTACCTTGATTCTTGCAAGGTAGCGAAGGACTGTTCCAGTGATGAAAAACCTGACAAAGATGATGGCAGAAGTAGTAGGATGCCATTGCTGAAATCTCCTCTTCTGAATATCACAGACATGAAGTTGTCTTCCCAAAAGCAAGACGcaaaaaatctcttaaaaaatGTCAGGCTGCTGTTATCCTCAACTGCTAGTGAAGAGCAGAACCATTTGAATGCACTGAACTTGGAAACCAACAACTCCCCCTCTTACTCATCAAAGCTGCGTGGTGCATGTGCAGTTAACTCACGAGGCAACAAAGACAGTGATCTTGGGGAGCCTGCTAATAACTTGAGTGAGGCAGAACAAAAATCCAAAGATGTTCAATCCAACCACTCATTGCAAAATGCTCCCGTAAGCTCTTGTAAGAATACAAGTGATCAGAATATGGAAGAAACTGAGAAAGTATCACCAAATAACAAGTTCAGACTAGATTCCCTAGAAGATGTGAGTGATGATGAATTAACAGGAAGCGAGAAGTCAGGAACAAGAGCTGAAAAGCTGAGTCGTTCTGTTAGTTCTTGTTTACCCTGTGACACTGCAGAAGGTAAACCTGCTGCCTCTGAAAAGGAAGTTGATGAAAAGCCGTCTGCTCTAAGTATTGCTTCTGCTGATCTAAAAGATTCTGCATTGCAGATGGAATCGACAGTTTCTCCATCAAGCAATCAGGACAACTTGCATGTAGGTTTGAAAACCTCCTCCCAGGAAGAAGGGGATGAAGAGCGTGTCAAGTCACATGCTCACTTTGAAATGGAAGGTTTTGAAAATCCTTCAGATCACGATCTGCAGAAAGGAGGAAGCCAATCAGTAGGCCTCCTCCTTCCTGATTTAAGCAAACTTGgcctccctgcctctctgcaaAGAGATCTAACACGACATATTAGTCTGAAGAGCAAAGTGGGAGTACATCTTCCAGAGCCCAATCTGAATAACGCACGACGCATTCGGAATGTGAGTGGCCATCGGAGAAGCGAGACTGAGAAAGAGTCAGGGCTTAAACCCACCCTCAGGCAAATTCTTAGTGCTTCCCGGCGAAACGTCAACTGGGATCAAGTCATCCAGCAAGTAACCAAGAAGAAACAGGAGCTTGGCAAAGGTTTACCAAG gTTTGGTATAGAAATGGTGCCTCTTGTTCAAAATGATCAAGAGGGTCTAGAACTCACTGAAGAACCTGATCTGTCTACTTTGGAAGGATTCCAGTGGGAAGGGATTTCCTTAGCAGTGCCTGGATCAGCCAGAAAACGTAGCTTTTCTGAAAGCAGTGTCATTGCAGACAGAAACCCTTCCACTTATAGTTTCTTCAGTGAAGAAGCCAAAACAAGAGAAAGCAAGGGAAGGCAAATAATTGCAGCCAGCCACTCACATTGCATAACATCTGCATATGAGGCAAGAGCTGACATTGAGGCTGACTTGAAACGGGAgacctcttctcttcctttgtcACCATTTATGTCGGAAAGAACTGAGACTACTGGAAGGAGACACAGCCTACAGGCGACCTGTGAAGTTGCAGGCCTCATAAAACAACAGCAGGAGACCCCTGATAAGAGAACACCTcttcttgaaaagcaaaatgtacTGGAAATCTCAGAAGAGAATACTCTGATCTCAAATGATGTACTTCTTGCAGTGTCTAATAACATAGATGCAGCTACAGACAGTAGTTGCACATCTGGTACTGAGCAGAATGACAGCCAAGGAATTGGAAAGAAGCGAAGAGCAACAGGA gagGGATCTTCTCCTGAAATCCCCAGTctagaaagaaataataaaagaagaaaaatcaaaggtaAAAAAG aacgTTCTCAGGTAGACCAGTTGTTGGCTATTTCACTGAGGGAAGAAGAATTAAGCAAGTCCCTGAGTAGCGTGGACAGCAGTCTCTTGCAGGCTAGGGCTGCCCTGCAGGCTGCATATGTTGAGGTTCAACGGTTCCTTGTATTAAAGCAACAG ATAACAATGGAAATGAGCACACTGAGAAGCCAGAGAATCCGGATCTTGCAAGGGCTACAAG AAACATATGAACCTTCTGAATTGCCAGAGCAACTTTCCAGCAGTGTCTCAAGTGAGAGAAGAAATAGCAAATCTCAGGTGGCAGCTGATTTGATTCCTGCGGGCTCCTTCTTGCCCCTTTTGGACACTTTGTCTCCTGTATCTCCACTGGGAGCTTCTGTTCGTATCAACACACCAACACCATTCCAGTCATCCTCTAGCCTCACACTGACTACTCCTGCAGACTCCTCAGTACAAGTTAAACGAGAACCTGTGTCTCCAAAAGGCTCGGAAGAAAATACGAATTGTGTACTCGAGAACTCTCTATGTGTTTCACGAACAGAAGTTGTGGAGCAGAAGGAAG aagagatCAGCCAGAACAATTTTGTGTATCCAGTTATCTCTGCAACCATATCCCTGTCAGAACTGGCAGCTTGTTTCCAACAAACTAATCAAAATGTTCAGAAGCCTGCTGAGGACAGGGGAAAAGATGGAATTTCTGAAAATCCTTCTCATTCGTTGTCTGATTTCAGCAAGAGAGAAGCAAGTGATAAAGTGACTGAAAGCTTTTTACTGGATCAGTGTAGCACCTCGCTTCCAGATCGTTCAGtccttccagaagtgcccgtGGATAAAACCCCCAAACTGTCAGCAGATGTGTCTGAACAACAGACAGCAAACACTCTAGTCCCCGCAGAAAAAGGGaacaggaggagaagaaagttaaggaaaaagaaaactctgAGGGCAACTCATGTGCCAGAGAACAGTGACACAGAACAGGATGTAAACGACCCTAAGCCCATCCGGAAACTCAAGAGTGGAAAGGTTTCTAAAGGAGAAAAAGTCACTACATCCACTCCTCCAAAGCAAGAGAATGGAGCTACTACTCAAGCAACAAGAAACAGAGATGAGAACGATAGTGATGCTTCTCTGGAACTAGTGGAAATTGCAACGCCACAATGCGAGGTGGTTGACATTGGTTCATCAGAATCAGGAGATGAGAAACCAGACAGCCCATCAAAGAGGGAGTCACGCAGCTCTGTGGACCAAGCAGTCCTAGAGGCATCTTGCTCAGGTTATGATGAAGTGAGCTCTACCAGTGAGATTGGCACAAACTATAGGGATGATGTGAAAAAAAG TGTAGCTGAGACACAGACTTCAATATCATCACTAAGAGGATCAAAGAACTCATCTG AAGTGTCGTCAGAGCCAGGTGAGGATGAAGAACCTACAGAGGGGAACTTTGAAGGACACCTGGCTGCAGTGAATGCTATTCAGATTTTTGGGAATTTATTGTACACCTGCTCAGCAGACAAAACTGTTTGTGCTTACAATCTGGTT AGCAGGAAGTGTGTGGCTATCTTTGAAGGACATACTTCGAAAGTGAACTGCCTCCTGGTCACTCAGACGAATGGGAAGAATGCTGCACTCTACACTGGTTCAAGTGATCACACTATCAACTGTTACAATATCAAG ACCAAAGAATGCATGGAACAGTTTAAATTGGAAGATCGAGTGCTCTGTTTACACAGCAGATGGCGAATCCTTTATGCAGGACTTGCTAACGGCAATGTAGTTACCTTCAGCATAAAG AACAACAAGCAGGTTGACACCTTTGAATGCCATGGCCCTAGAGCAGTGAGCTGCCTAGCCACAGCTCAGGAAGGAGCACGCAAGTTGTTGGTAGTGGGCTCCTACGACTGCACCATCAGTGTGCGAGATGCACGGAATGGGCTGCTTCTCAGAACTCTGGAAGGTCACAGCAAGACTATACTCTGCATGAAG gtTGTGAATGATCTGGTATTCAGTGGTTCCAGTGATCAGTCTGTCCATGCCCACAACATTCAT ACTGGAGAACTGGTACGGATCTATAAAGGCCATAACCACGCAGTAACAGTTGTGAACATTCTGGGGAAAGTGATGGTGACAGCATGTCTTGATAAATTTGTTCGTGTTTATGAACTACAG TCACATGACCGCTTGCAAGTCTATGGAGGCCACACAGACATGATCATGTGTATGACGATCCATAAGAGCATG
- the ZNF106 gene encoding zinc finger protein 106 isoform X2 — protein MVRERKCILCHIVYSSKKEMEEHMRSMLHHRELENLKGRDSNHECQVCRVTVVGLSAYAKHISSQLHKDNVDAHDKAEEKEEAEEEYLDKELIQLIKQRKERNRQAEACCANQELECDDRRSQRRREERAAYKEREAYDQSSWHHHNASQRDWKWEKDDYISPRQGKFSHSQRNLNMNRHPGGPRGRSGWHQNVSGSPSNRHNYGNSGGVWHPSGRGGATLNWHHSGRGRNSTWHSEGNFSSWNSKSYGGNWKSNPHGANSWNFGSSGDAYSLEPVKYNMERYTWQWQEKDVIDVLPYRDRSNRTDSLDFTSDKLPSEGALDFGTSKQPENKISRNNGKSGSPSRDKIHRWTPYPSQKAAEQQPWSEENVSKTPDKMDSVFIPFTETSSKGKTCEASVSLPKLKKWEASSRSNVTSDYLDSCKVAKDCSSDEKPDKDDGRSSRMPLLKSPLLNITDMKLSSQKQDAKNLLKNVRLLLSSTASEEQNHLNALNLETNNSPSYSSKLRGACAVNSRGNKDSDLGEPANNLSEAEQKSKDVQSNHSLQNAPVSSCKNTSDQNMEETEKVSPNNKFRLDSLEDVSDDELTGSEKSGTRAEKLSRSVSSCLPCDTAEGKPAASEKEVDEKPSALSIASADLKDSALQMESTVSPSSNQDNLHVGLKTSSQEEGDEERVKSHAHFEMEGFENPSDHDLQKGGSQSVGLLLPDLSKLGLPASLQRDLTRHISLKSKVGVHLPEPNLNNARRIRNVSGHRRSETEKESGLKPTLRQILSASRRNVNWDQVIQQVTKKKQELGKGLPRFGIEMVPLVQNDQEGLELTEEPDLSTLEGFQWEGISLAVPGSARKRSFSESSVIADRNPSTYSFFSEEAKTRESKGRQIIAASHSHCITSAYEARADIEADLKRETSSLPLSPFMSERTETTGRRHSLQATCEVAGLIKQQQETPDKRTPLLEKQNVLEISEENTLISNDVLLAVSNNIDAATDSSCTSGTEQNDSQGIGKKRRATGEGSSPEIPSLERNNKRRKIKGKKERSQVDQLLAISLREEELSKSLSSVDSSLLQARAALQAAYVEVQRFLVLKQQITMEMSTLRSQRIRILQGLQETYEPSELPEQLSSSVSSERRNSKSQVAADLIPAGSFLPLLDTLSPVSPLGASVRINTPTPFQSSSSLTLTTPADSSVQVKREPVSPKGSEENTNCVLENSLCVSRTEVVEQKEEISQNNFVYPVISATISLSELAACFQQTNQNVQKPAEDRGKDGISENPSHSLSDFSKREASDKVTESFLLDQCSTSLPDRSVLPEVPVDKTPKLSADVSEQQTANTLVPAEKGNRRRRKLRKKKTLRATHVPENSDTEQDVNDPKPIRKLKSGKVSKGEKVTTSTPPKQENGATTQATRNRDENDSDASLELVEIATPQCEVVDIGSSESGDEKPDSPSKRESRSSVDQAVLEASCSGYDEVSSTSEIGTNYRDDVKKSVAETQTSISSLRGSKNSSEVSSEPGEDEEPTEGNFEGHLAAVNAIQIFGNLLYTCSADKTVCAYNLVSRKCVAIFEGHTSKVNCLLVTQTNGKNAALYTGSSDHTINCYNIKTKECMEQFKLEDRVLCLHSRWRILYAGLANGNVVTFSIKNNKQVDTFECHGPRAVSCLATAQEGARKLLVVGSYDCTISVRDARNGLLLRTLEGHSKTILCMKVVNDLVFSGSSDQSVHAHNIHTGELVRIYKGHNHAVTVVNILGKVMVTACLDKFVRVYELQSHDRLQVYGGHTDMIMCMTIHKSMIYTGCYDGSVRAVRLNLMQNYRCWWHGCSLIFGVVDHLKQHLLTDHTNPNFQTLKCRWKNCDAFFTSRKGSKQDAVGHIERHAEDDSRIDS, from the exons GAAATGGAAGAACACATGAGAAGCATGCTTCACCACAGAGAACTTGAAAACCTGAAGGGAAG GGACAGCAACCATGAGTGCCAGGTGTGCAGGGTGACAGTGGTGGGCTTGTCAGCATATGCCAAGCACATCTCCAGCCAGCTGCACAAAGACAATGTTGATGCCCATGATAAAGcggaagagaaagaggaggcAGAAGAAGAATACCTTGACAAAGAACTCATTCAACTAATCAAGCAAAGGAAGGAACGGAACCg GCAAGCTGAAGCATGCTGTGCAAACCAAGAATTAGAATGTGATGATAGGAGATCACAGAGAAGGCGAGAAGAAAGAGCTGCAtacaaagaaagagaagcttATGATCAGTCTTCGTGGCATCATCATAATGCATCACAAAGAGACTGGAAATGGGAAAAGGATGATTACATTAGTCCTAGACAAGGAAAATTTTCGCACTCTCAGAGGAACCTTAACATGAACAGGCATCCAGGTGGTCCAAGGGGGCGCTCTGGGTGGCACCAAAATGTTTCAGGAAGCCCTTCAAATCGGCATAACTATGGGAATTCTGGAGGTGTTTGGCATCCAAGTGGGCGAGGAGGAGCAACATTAAATTGGCATCACAGTGGCAGGGGGAGAAATTCTACTTGGCACTCAGAAGGGAATTTTTCTAGCTGGAATTCCAAGAGTTATGGAGGAAACTGGAAGTCCAATCCTCATGGTGCAAATAGCTGGAATTTTGGAAGCTCTGGAGATGCATATTCGTTAGAGCCAGTTAAATATAATATGGAAAGGTATACATGGCAGTGGCAGGAGAAAGACGTTATTGATGTTCTGCCATACAGAGATCGAAGTAATAGGACTGACTCACTTGATTTTACTAGTGATAAACTTCCAAGTGAGGGAGCGTTGGATTTTGGTACTTCCAAGcaaccagaaaacaaaatttcaagAAACAATGGAAAAAGTGGGAGTCCTTCCAGAGACAAAATACATCGCTGGACTCCCTACCCATCCcagaaagctgcagagcagcaacCATGGTCTGAAGAGAATGTTTCTAAAACTCCAGATAAAATGGATTCTGTGTTTATACCTTTTACTGAAACATCAAGTAAGGGAAAAACTTGTGAAGCCAGTGTGAGCCTCCCAAAACTTAAAAAATGGGAAGCATCTTCCCGTTCTAATGTAACCTCAGATTACCTTGATTCTTGCAAGGTAGCGAAGGACTGTTCCAGTGATGAAAAACCTGACAAAGATGATGGCAGAAGTAGTAGGATGCCATTGCTGAAATCTCCTCTTCTGAATATCACAGACATGAAGTTGTCTTCCCAAAAGCAAGACGcaaaaaatctcttaaaaaatGTCAGGCTGCTGTTATCCTCAACTGCTAGTGAAGAGCAGAACCATTTGAATGCACTGAACTTGGAAACCAACAACTCCCCCTCTTACTCATCAAAGCTGCGTGGTGCATGTGCAGTTAACTCACGAGGCAACAAAGACAGTGATCTTGGGGAGCCTGCTAATAACTTGAGTGAGGCAGAACAAAAATCCAAAGATGTTCAATCCAACCACTCATTGCAAAATGCTCCCGTAAGCTCTTGTAAGAATACAAGTGATCAGAATATGGAAGAAACTGAGAAAGTATCACCAAATAACAAGTTCAGACTAGATTCCCTAGAAGATGTGAGTGATGATGAATTAACAGGAAGCGAGAAGTCAGGAACAAGAGCTGAAAAGCTGAGTCGTTCTGTTAGTTCTTGTTTACCCTGTGACACTGCAGAAGGTAAACCTGCTGCCTCTGAAAAGGAAGTTGATGAAAAGCCGTCTGCTCTAAGTATTGCTTCTGCTGATCTAAAAGATTCTGCATTGCAGATGGAATCGACAGTTTCTCCATCAAGCAATCAGGACAACTTGCATGTAGGTTTGAAAACCTCCTCCCAGGAAGAAGGGGATGAAGAGCGTGTCAAGTCACATGCTCACTTTGAAATGGAAGGTTTTGAAAATCCTTCAGATCACGATCTGCAGAAAGGAGGAAGCCAATCAGTAGGCCTCCTCCTTCCTGATTTAAGCAAACTTGgcctccctgcctctctgcaaAGAGATCTAACACGACATATTAGTCTGAAGAGCAAAGTGGGAGTACATCTTCCAGAGCCCAATCTGAATAACGCACGACGCATTCGGAATGTGAGTGGCCATCGGAGAAGCGAGACTGAGAAAGAGTCAGGGCTTAAACCCACCCTCAGGCAAATTCTTAGTGCTTCCCGGCGAAACGTCAACTGGGATCAAGTCATCCAGCAAGTAACCAAGAAGAAACAGGAGCTTGGCAAAGGTTTACCAAG gTTTGGTATAGAAATGGTGCCTCTTGTTCAAAATGATCAAGAGGGTCTAGAACTCACTGAAGAACCTGATCTGTCTACTTTGGAAGGATTCCAGTGGGAAGGGATTTCCTTAGCAGTGCCTGGATCAGCCAGAAAACGTAGCTTTTCTGAAAGCAGTGTCATTGCAGACAGAAACCCTTCCACTTATAGTTTCTTCAGTGAAGAAGCCAAAACAAGAGAAAGCAAGGGAAGGCAAATAATTGCAGCCAGCCACTCACATTGCATAACATCTGCATATGAGGCAAGAGCTGACATTGAGGCTGACTTGAAACGGGAgacctcttctcttcctttgtcACCATTTATGTCGGAAAGAACTGAGACTACTGGAAGGAGACACAGCCTACAGGCGACCTGTGAAGTTGCAGGCCTCATAAAACAACAGCAGGAGACCCCTGATAAGAGAACACCTcttcttgaaaagcaaaatgtacTGGAAATCTCAGAAGAGAATACTCTGATCTCAAATGATGTACTTCTTGCAGTGTCTAATAACATAGATGCAGCTACAGACAGTAGTTGCACATCTGGTACTGAGCAGAATGACAGCCAAGGAATTGGAAAGAAGCGAAGAGCAACAGGA gagGGATCTTCTCCTGAAATCCCCAGTctagaaagaaataataaaagaagaaaaatcaaaggtaAAAAAG aacgTTCTCAGGTAGACCAGTTGTTGGCTATTTCACTGAGGGAAGAAGAATTAAGCAAGTCCCTGAGTAGCGTGGACAGCAGTCTCTTGCAGGCTAGGGCTGCCCTGCAGGCTGCATATGTTGAGGTTCAACGGTTCCTTGTATTAAAGCAACAG ATAACAATGGAAATGAGCACACTGAGAAGCCAGAGAATCCGGATCTTGCAAGGGCTACAAG AAACATATGAACCTTCTGAATTGCCAGAGCAACTTTCCAGCAGTGTCTCAAGTGAGAGAAGAAATAGCAAATCTCAGGTGGCAGCTGATTTGATTCCTGCGGGCTCCTTCTTGCCCCTTTTGGACACTTTGTCTCCTGTATCTCCACTGGGAGCTTCTGTTCGTATCAACACACCAACACCATTCCAGTCATCCTCTAGCCTCACACTGACTACTCCTGCAGACTCCTCAGTACAAGTTAAACGAGAACCTGTGTCTCCAAAAGGCTCGGAAGAAAATACGAATTGTGTACTCGAGAACTCTCTATGTGTTTCACGAACAGAAGTTGTGGAGCAGAAGGAAG agatCAGCCAGAACAATTTTGTGTATCCAGTTATCTCTGCAACCATATCCCTGTCAGAACTGGCAGCTTGTTTCCAACAAACTAATCAAAATGTTCAGAAGCCTGCTGAGGACAGGGGAAAAGATGGAATTTCTGAAAATCCTTCTCATTCGTTGTCTGATTTCAGCAAGAGAGAAGCAAGTGATAAAGTGACTGAAAGCTTTTTACTGGATCAGTGTAGCACCTCGCTTCCAGATCGTTCAGtccttccagaagtgcccgtGGATAAAACCCCCAAACTGTCAGCAGATGTGTCTGAACAACAGACAGCAAACACTCTAGTCCCCGCAGAAAAAGGGaacaggaggagaagaaagttaaggaaaaagaaaactctgAGGGCAACTCATGTGCCAGAGAACAGTGACACAGAACAGGATGTAAACGACCCTAAGCCCATCCGGAAACTCAAGAGTGGAAAGGTTTCTAAAGGAGAAAAAGTCACTACATCCACTCCTCCAAAGCAAGAGAATGGAGCTACTACTCAAGCAACAAGAAACAGAGATGAGAACGATAGTGATGCTTCTCTGGAACTAGTGGAAATTGCAACGCCACAATGCGAGGTGGTTGACATTGGTTCATCAGAATCAGGAGATGAGAAACCAGACAGCCCATCAAAGAGGGAGTCACGCAGCTCTGTGGACCAAGCAGTCCTAGAGGCATCTTGCTCAGGTTATGATGAAGTGAGCTCTACCAGTGAGATTGGCACAAACTATAGGGATGATGTGAAAAAAAG TGTAGCTGAGACACAGACTTCAATATCATCACTAAGAGGATCAAAGAACTCATCTG AAGTGTCGTCAGAGCCAGGTGAGGATGAAGAACCTACAGAGGGGAACTTTGAAGGACACCTGGCTGCAGTGAATGCTATTCAGATTTTTGGGAATTTATTGTACACCTGCTCAGCAGACAAAACTGTTTGTGCTTACAATCTGGTT AGCAGGAAGTGTGTGGCTATCTTTGAAGGACATACTTCGAAAGTGAACTGCCTCCTGGTCACTCAGACGAATGGGAAGAATGCTGCACTCTACACTGGTTCAAGTGATCACACTATCAACTGTTACAATATCAAG ACCAAAGAATGCATGGAACAGTTTAAATTGGAAGATCGAGTGCTCTGTTTACACAGCAGATGGCGAATCCTTTATGCAGGACTTGCTAACGGCAATGTAGTTACCTTCAGCATAAAG AACAACAAGCAGGTTGACACCTTTGAATGCCATGGCCCTAGAGCAGTGAGCTGCCTAGCCACAGCTCAGGAAGGAGCACGCAAGTTGTTGGTAGTGGGCTCCTACGACTGCACCATCAGTGTGCGAGATGCACGGAATGGGCTGCTTCTCAGAACTCTGGAAGGTCACAGCAAGACTATACTCTGCATGAAG gtTGTGAATGATCTGGTATTCAGTGGTTCCAGTGATCAGTCTGTCCATGCCCACAACATTCAT ACTGGAGAACTGGTACGGATCTATAAAGGCCATAACCACGCAGTAACAGTTGTGAACATTCTGGGGAAAGTGATGGTGACAGCATGTCTTGATAAATTTGTTCGTGTTTATGAACTACAG TCACATGACCGCTTGCAAGTCTATGGAGGCCACACAGACATGATCATGTGTATGACGATCCATAAGAGCATG